A window of Amycolatopsis australiensis contains these coding sequences:
- the asnB gene encoding asparagine synthase (glutamine-hydrolyzing), whose protein sequence is MCGIAGTYLWPDGGPLTDRLTKTLAHRGPDGSGRYEHRAGAGDVHLGHRRLSIVDLTETGAQPMVLDGLALSYNGELYNAPELRAELSAAGVRFRGTSDTEVLLQAWRRWGTDCLPKLRGMFAFAMFEEGTGELFLVRDQLGIKPLFFVQRNGGVAFASELKALAGELGGSLQVDNAALIASLLYYWVPDSRCAYQGAEKLQPGTWLRCRPDGQVDRGRFWSLREVAEEGAAFDGEVDLHAVIAESTAKHLISDVPVATFLSGGLDSSYLTALAARSQPGISAYTIGFRAEDAKFEAMPDDLEYARIVARQFGVDLHEIEIAPQVLDLLPKMTYHLDEPIGDPAAINSFLICTAARDAGVKVMLSGMGADELFAGYRKHLANLIALRYHKVPGAVRKPVESLVDRLPVASAKRGYRSVRFAKRFLSFAGLPEETAFRRSYTMYDRSELLGLVNPDLAPSVDDVLTEHADTYHDQALDDFVNRMCLADSRLFLPGLNLTYTDRSTMAASTEVRTPFVDVEVVRAAFKIPGNKKIVGRAGKVALKNAALNILPSEIVHRPKGLFSAPLRAWMSRDLAPLVREVVNEGVLVSSGFLQREALQRMVAEDAAGQEDRGKHLWHVLTLEYWYRNAMSGAGAK, encoded by the coding sequence ATGTGCGGCATCGCAGGCACCTACCTCTGGCCGGACGGCGGGCCGCTCACCGACCGGCTGACCAAGACCCTCGCCCACCGCGGCCCCGACGGCTCCGGCCGCTACGAGCACCGCGCCGGCGCCGGTGACGTCCACTTGGGACACCGGCGGCTCTCGATCGTCGACCTGACCGAGACCGGCGCCCAGCCGATGGTCCTGGACGGCCTCGCGCTGAGCTACAACGGCGAGCTGTACAACGCGCCGGAGCTGCGGGCCGAGCTTTCCGCGGCGGGCGTGCGCTTCCGCGGCACGTCCGACACCGAGGTGCTGCTGCAGGCGTGGCGGCGCTGGGGCACGGACTGCCTGCCGAAACTGCGGGGGATGTTCGCCTTCGCGATGTTCGAGGAGGGCACCGGCGAGCTGTTCCTGGTCCGTGACCAGCTGGGCATCAAGCCGCTGTTCTTCGTCCAGCGCAACGGCGGCGTCGCGTTCGCCTCCGAGCTGAAGGCGCTCGCCGGCGAGCTGGGCGGGTCGCTTCAGGTCGACAACGCGGCGTTGATCGCGTCGCTGCTCTACTACTGGGTGCCGGACAGCCGGTGCGCCTACCAGGGCGCGGAGAAGCTGCAGCCGGGTACGTGGCTGCGTTGCCGCCCGGACGGGCAGGTCGACCGCGGCCGGTTCTGGTCGCTGCGGGAGGTCGCCGAAGAGGGCGCGGCCTTCGACGGCGAGGTCGACCTGCACGCCGTGATCGCCGAGTCGACGGCCAAGCACCTGATCTCCGACGTCCCGGTGGCGACGTTCCTCTCCGGCGGCCTCGACTCCAGCTACCTGACGGCGCTGGCCGCGCGTTCACAGCCGGGGATCTCGGCCTACACCATCGGGTTCCGCGCCGAGGACGCCAAGTTCGAGGCCATGCCGGACGACCTCGAGTACGCCCGGATCGTGGCACGGCAGTTCGGCGTCGACCTGCACGAGATCGAGATCGCGCCGCAGGTGCTCGACCTGCTGCCGAAGATGACCTACCACCTCGACGAGCCGATCGGCGACCCGGCGGCGATCAACTCGTTCCTCATCTGCACGGCCGCGCGCGACGCCGGCGTCAAGGTGATGCTGTCCGGGATGGGCGCGGACGAGCTGTTCGCCGGATATCGCAAGCACCTCGCGAACCTGATCGCGTTGCGCTACCACAAGGTTCCCGGCGCGGTGCGCAAGCCCGTCGAGTCCCTGGTGGACCGGTTGCCGGTGGCGTCGGCCAAGCGCGGGTACCGGTCGGTGCGGTTCGCCAAGCGGTTCCTGTCCTTCGCGGGCCTGCCCGAGGAGACGGCGTTCCGGCGCAGCTACACGATGTACGACCGGTCGGAGCTGCTCGGCCTGGTCAACCCGGACCTCGCGCCGTCCGTCGACGACGTCCTGACCGAGCACGCGGACACCTACCACGACCAGGCGCTCGACGACTTCGTCAACCGCATGTGCCTGGCCGACTCGCGGCTGTTCCTGCCGGGCCTGAACCTGACCTACACCGACCGGTCCACGATGGCGGCGTCCACCGAGGTGCGGACGCCGTTCGTCGACGTCGAGGTCGTGCGGGCGGCGTTCAAGATCCCGGGGAACAAGAAGATCGTCGGCCGCGCGGGCAAGGTGGCGCTGAAGAACGCGGCGCTGAACATCCTGCCGAGCGAGATCGTGCACCGGCCGAAGGGCCTGTTCAGCGCGCCGCTGCGGGCCTGGATGAGCCGCGATCTCGCGCCGCTGGTGCGGGAAGTCGTCAACGAAGGCGTGCTCGTTTCGTCGGGTTTCCTGCAGCGCGAGGCGCTGCAGCGCATGGTCGCCGAGGACGCCGCCGGTCAGGAAGACCGCGGCAAGCACCTCTGGCACGTCTTGACCCTTGAGTACTGGTACCGGAACGCGATGTCTGGAGCGGGAGCGAAGTGA